A genomic region of Micropterus dolomieu isolate WLL.071019.BEF.003 ecotype Adirondacks linkage group LG11, ASM2129224v1, whole genome shotgun sequence contains the following coding sequences:
- the mapre3a gene encoding microtubule-associated protein RP/EB family member 3a isoform X1 has translation MAVNVYATSVSIDNLSRHDMLAWVNDSLHLTYTKIEQLCSGAAYCQFMDMLFPGCILLKKVKFQAKLEHESIHNFKVLQAAFKRMSVDKIIPVEKLVKGKFQDNFEFVQWFKKFFDANYDGKEYDPLLARQGQDVAPAPNPGDHFIHKPKRNPGPQRTSPTVPKNMPTPQRVQHNTPAMRKNPSLSRNGGSDAEILELNQQLMELKLTVDGLEKERDFYFSKLRDIELICQEHESENNPVLSRIINILYATEEGFAPPEDDDLDEQAHLDQDEY, from the exons ATGGCAGTGAACGTGTACGCCACATCTGTGTCCATTGACAACCTCAGCCGACATGACATGCTGGCATGGGTCAACGATTCCTTGCATCTCACCTACACTAAGATTGAACAGCTCTGTTCAG GAGCGGCATACTGCCAGTTCATGGACATGTTGTTTCCAGGTTGTATCCTTCTGAAGAAGGTCAAATTTCAAGCCAAGCTGGAGCATGAATCTATACACAACTTCAAAGTTCTGCAGGCAGCCTTTAAAAGGATGAGCGTTGACAAA ATTATTCCCGTTGAAAAGCTTGTAAAAGGGAAGTTCCAGGACAACTTTGAATTCGTGCAGTGGTTCAAGAAGTTCTTCGATGCCAACTATGACGGGAAGGAGTATGATCCTTTACTAGCCAGACAGGGGCAGGACGTGGCCCCCGCCCCCAACCCAGGTGATCACTTTATCCACAAACCAAAGAGAAACCCAG GACCACAGAGGACATCTCCAACAGTTCCCAAAAACATGCCAACACCACAGCGGGTCCAACACAACACTCCGGCTATGAGGAAGAATCCATCTTTGTCTAGAAATGGGGGTAGTGATGCTGAGATCCTGGAGCTAAATCAACAG CTGATGGAGTTGAAGTTGACTGTCGACGGActagagaaggagagagacttCTACTTCAGCAAACTACGGGACATTGAGCTGATCTGCCAGGAACATGAGAGTGAAAACAACCCCGTCCTCAGCAGGATAATCAACATTCTCTACGCAACAGAG GAAGGCTTTGCGCCTCCAGAGGATGATGACCTCGATGAACAAGCTCACCTGGACCAAGATGAATACTGA
- the mapre3a gene encoding microtubule-associated protein RP/EB family member 3a isoform X2 produces MAVNVYATSVSIDNLSRHDMLAWVNDSLHLTYTKIEQLCSGAAYCQFMDMLFPGCILLKKVKFQAKLEHESIHNFKVLQAAFKRMSVDKIIPVEKLVKGKFQDNFEFVQWFKKFFDANYDGKEYDPLLARQGQDVAPAPNPGPQRTSPTVPKNMPTPQRVQHNTPAMRKNPSLSRNGGSDAEILELNQQLMELKLTVDGLEKERDFYFSKLRDIELICQEHESENNPVLSRIINILYATEEGFAPPEDDDLDEQAHLDQDEY; encoded by the exons ATGGCAGTGAACGTGTACGCCACATCTGTGTCCATTGACAACCTCAGCCGACATGACATGCTGGCATGGGTCAACGATTCCTTGCATCTCACCTACACTAAGATTGAACAGCTCTGTTCAG GAGCGGCATACTGCCAGTTCATGGACATGTTGTTTCCAGGTTGTATCCTTCTGAAGAAGGTCAAATTTCAAGCCAAGCTGGAGCATGAATCTATACACAACTTCAAAGTTCTGCAGGCAGCCTTTAAAAGGATGAGCGTTGACAAA ATTATTCCCGTTGAAAAGCTTGTAAAAGGGAAGTTCCAGGACAACTTTGAATTCGTGCAGTGGTTCAAGAAGTTCTTCGATGCCAACTATGACGGGAAGGAGTATGATCCTTTACTAGCCAGACAGGGGCAGGACGTGGCCCCCGCCCCCAACCCAG GACCACAGAGGACATCTCCAACAGTTCCCAAAAACATGCCAACACCACAGCGGGTCCAACACAACACTCCGGCTATGAGGAAGAATCCATCTTTGTCTAGAAATGGGGGTAGTGATGCTGAGATCCTGGAGCTAAATCAACAG CTGATGGAGTTGAAGTTGACTGTCGACGGActagagaaggagagagacttCTACTTCAGCAAACTACGGGACATTGAGCTGATCTGCCAGGAACATGAGAGTGAAAACAACCCCGTCCTCAGCAGGATAATCAACATTCTCTACGCAACAGAG GAAGGCTTTGCGCCTCCAGAGGATGATGACCTCGATGAACAAGCTCACCTGGACCAAGATGAATACTGA